A portion of the Musa acuminata AAA Group cultivar baxijiao chromosome BXJ1-1, Cavendish_Baxijiao_AAA, whole genome shotgun sequence genome contains these proteins:
- the LOC135673132 gene encoding ESCRT-related protein CHMP1-like → MGSTGKLMNQIMELKFTAKSLQRQARKCEKEEKSEKLKVKKAIEKGNMDGARIYAQNAIRKRTEHMNYLRLASRLDAVVARLDTQAKMQVIGKSMGSIVKSLDAALGTGNLQKMSETMDQFERQFVNMEVQAEFMEGAMAGSTSLSTPETEVNSLMQQVADDYGLEVSVGLPQPAAHVISANDNEKVDEADLSRRLAELKARG, encoded by the coding sequence ATGGGGAGTACAGGAAAGCTTATGAACCAGATCATGGAGCTCAAGTTCACGGCGAAGAGCCTGCAGCGGCAGGCGCGCAAGTGCGAGAAGGAGGAGAAGTCGGAGAAGCTCAAGGTGAAGAAGGCGATCGAGAAGGGAAACATGGACGGCGCTCGGATCTACGCCCAGAATGCGATCCGGAAGCGCACCGAGCATATGAACTACCTCCGCCTTGCCTCCCGCCTCGACGCCGTCGTTGCCCGCCTCGATACCCAGGCCAAGATGCAAGTCATCGGCAAGTCCATGGGATCCATCGTCAAGTCCCTTGACGCCGCCCTCGGCACCGGCAACCTCCAGAAGATGTCCGAGACTATGGATCAGTTCGAGCGCCAGTTCGTCAACATGGAGGTTCAGGCCGAGTTCATGGAGGGCGCCATGGCCGGATCCACTAGCCTTTCCACCCCGGAGACTGAGGTCAACAGCCTCATGCAGCAGGTCGCCGACGACTACGGCCTCGAGGTCTCCGTCGGCCTGCCGCAGCCGGCCGCACATGTCATCTCGGCAAACGACAACGAGAAGGTGGACGAGGCCGATCTCTCCAGGCGCCTTGCGGAGCTCAAGGCCAGGGGCTAA
- the LOC103981509 gene encoding ACT domain-containing protein ACR2 isoform X1: protein MEVCTPYFDPEYENLNDKIFGPRVSVDNESCEKCTVVKVDSINKQGLLLKVVQVLTDMDLFITKSYISSDARWFMDVFHVKDKLGNKVTNGKVIKYVQQAIGERRELQNSEEAEYCSDDDSGIESSSERTAIEMIGVNRPGLFSEISAALAEQRCNVIEAHAWSHNAFLACIACISDESTSTCIDDPQRLSAIEDHLSNILGPSFGGDDSGRSARTCFLGCDNWTSHAERRLHQLMLANQDFDGPQGPLNMSSWTMNVDNYEEGRRTVVSIDRCKEKGYTVVNVECLDRPKLMFDTVCTLTDMQYVVFHANITSHGPFAHQEYFIRRKDGRLLDTELEIQRVSKCLEAAIERRVCEGIRLELDLQNNVRVLPYVTQTLREHGLTVAQADIAAHGEKTKNVFFIQDISGKEIDMGMVESMKKELEPLSIQVENAMLPQKFNSMERDRFSFVSLLRTQLERFSHNFISI, encoded by the exons ATGGAAGTTTGTACTCCTTATTTTGATCCTGAATATGAGAATCTCAATGATAAGATATTTGGACCGAG GGTATCTGTGGACAATGAATCTTGTGAAAAATGCACTGTGGTTAAG GTTGATAGTATCAACAAACAGGGTCTATTGCTTAAAGTGGTGCAAGTGTTAACAGACATGGATCTGTTTATCACCAAGAGCTATATTTCTTCTGATGCAAGATGGTTTATGGATG TGTTTCATGTTAAAGATAAGCTGGGAAATAAAGTGACTAACGGGAAAGTCATCAAATATGTACaacag GCCATCGGTGAAAGGAGGGAGCTtcaaaactcagaagaagctgaaTACTGCAGTGATGATGATAGTGGTATCGAATCTTCTTCCGAGCGCACAGCCATAGAGATGATCGGTGTTAACCGACCAGGACTGTTCTCAGAGATATCCGCCGCCCTTGCAGAGCAGAGGTGCAACGTTATCGAAGCTCATGCGTGGAGCCATAATGCTTTTCTCGCATGTATAGCTTGCATCTCAGACGAATCCACCTCGACCTGCATAGATGACCCTCAAAGGCTATCCGCTATCGAAGATCACCTCTCCAACATTCTGGGACCCTCCTTCGGTGGCGATGACAGCGGTAGGAGTGCAAGGACATGTTTTCTTGGGTGTGATAACTGGACAAGTCATGCGGAGCGCAGGTTACACCAACTCATGTTAGCAAACCAAGATTTTGATGGTCCACAAGGACCCTTAAACATGTCATCTTGGACGATGAACGTGGACAACTATGAAGAGGGAAGGAGAACAGTTGTGTCGATCGATCGATGCAAAGAGAAAGGATACACCGTGGTCAATGTGGAGTGCTTGGATCGACCGAAGCTCATGTTTGACACAGTGTGCACATTAACAGACATGCAATATGTTGTTTTCCATGCCAACATCACTTCACACGGACCTTTCGCTCATCAG GAGTATTTTATCAGGCGCAAGGATGGCAGATTATTGGACACCGAACTCGAGATCCAGCGAGTTTCCAAATGTTTGGAGGCTGCAATCGAGCGTAGAGTCTGTGAG GGGATTCGGCTGGAGTTGGACTTACAAAATAACGTACGAGTTCTTCCCTACGTCACACAAACTCTCCGTGAGCATGGCCTCACCGTTGCCCAGGCAGACATTGCAGCTCACGGAGAGAAGACGAAGAATGTTTTCTTCATTCAGGATATTTCTGGGAAGGAGATCGATATGGGGATGGTGGAGTCCATGAAGAAGGAACTGGAGCCCCTGTCGATCCAAGTGGAGAATGCGATGCTGCCGCAGAAGTTTAACTCGATGGAGAGGGATCGGTTCTCGTTCGTTAGCTTGCTCAGGACCCAATTGGAGAGGTTTTCCCACAATTTCATCTCGATATAG
- the LOC103981509 gene encoding ACT domain-containing protein ACR2 isoform X2, which produces MRISMIRYLDRVGLFQVDSINKQGLLLKVVQVLTDMDLFITKSYISSDARWFMDVFHVKDKLGNKVTNGKVIKYVQQAIGERRELQNSEEAEYCSDDDSGIESSSERTAIEMIGVNRPGLFSEISAALAEQRCNVIEAHAWSHNAFLACIACISDESTSTCIDDPQRLSAIEDHLSNILGPSFGGDDSGRSARTCFLGCDNWTSHAERRLHQLMLANQDFDGPQGPLNMSSWTMNVDNYEEGRRTVVSIDRCKEKGYTVVNVECLDRPKLMFDTVCTLTDMQYVVFHANITSHGPFAHQEYFIRRKDGRLLDTELEIQRVSKCLEAAIERRVCEGIRLELDLQNNVRVLPYVTQTLREHGLTVAQADIAAHGEKTKNVFFIQDISGKEIDMGMVESMKKELEPLSIQVENAMLPQKFNSMERDRFSFVSLLRTQLERFSHNFISI; this is translated from the exons ATGAGAATCTCAATGATAAGATATTTGGACCGAG TTGGTCTTTTTCAGGTTGATAGTATCAACAAACAGGGTCTATTGCTTAAAGTGGTGCAAGTGTTAACAGACATGGATCTGTTTATCACCAAGAGCTATATTTCTTCTGATGCAAGATGGTTTATGGATG TGTTTCATGTTAAAGATAAGCTGGGAAATAAAGTGACTAACGGGAAAGTCATCAAATATGTACaacag GCCATCGGTGAAAGGAGGGAGCTtcaaaactcagaagaagctgaaTACTGCAGTGATGATGATAGTGGTATCGAATCTTCTTCCGAGCGCACAGCCATAGAGATGATCGGTGTTAACCGACCAGGACTGTTCTCAGAGATATCCGCCGCCCTTGCAGAGCAGAGGTGCAACGTTATCGAAGCTCATGCGTGGAGCCATAATGCTTTTCTCGCATGTATAGCTTGCATCTCAGACGAATCCACCTCGACCTGCATAGATGACCCTCAAAGGCTATCCGCTATCGAAGATCACCTCTCCAACATTCTGGGACCCTCCTTCGGTGGCGATGACAGCGGTAGGAGTGCAAGGACATGTTTTCTTGGGTGTGATAACTGGACAAGTCATGCGGAGCGCAGGTTACACCAACTCATGTTAGCAAACCAAGATTTTGATGGTCCACAAGGACCCTTAAACATGTCATCTTGGACGATGAACGTGGACAACTATGAAGAGGGAAGGAGAACAGTTGTGTCGATCGATCGATGCAAAGAGAAAGGATACACCGTGGTCAATGTGGAGTGCTTGGATCGACCGAAGCTCATGTTTGACACAGTGTGCACATTAACAGACATGCAATATGTTGTTTTCCATGCCAACATCACTTCACACGGACCTTTCGCTCATCAG GAGTATTTTATCAGGCGCAAGGATGGCAGATTATTGGACACCGAACTCGAGATCCAGCGAGTTTCCAAATGTTTGGAGGCTGCAATCGAGCGTAGAGTCTGTGAG GGGATTCGGCTGGAGTTGGACTTACAAAATAACGTACGAGTTCTTCCCTACGTCACACAAACTCTCCGTGAGCATGGCCTCACCGTTGCCCAGGCAGACATTGCAGCTCACGGAGAGAAGACGAAGAATGTTTTCTTCATTCAGGATATTTCTGGGAAGGAGATCGATATGGGGATGGTGGAGTCCATGAAGAAGGAACTGGAGCCCCTGTCGATCCAAGTGGAGAATGCGATGCTGCCGCAGAAGTTTAACTCGATGGAGAGGGATCGGTTCTCGTTCGTTAGCTTGCTCAGGACCCAATTGGAGAGGTTTTCCCACAATTTCATCTCGATATAG
- the LOC103981509 gene encoding ACT domain-containing protein ACR2 isoform X3 has translation MDLFITKSYISSDARWFMDVFHVKDKLGNKVTNGKVIKYVQQAIGERRELQNSEEAEYCSDDDSGIESSSERTAIEMIGVNRPGLFSEISAALAEQRCNVIEAHAWSHNAFLACIACISDESTSTCIDDPQRLSAIEDHLSNILGPSFGGDDSGRSARTCFLGCDNWTSHAERRLHQLMLANQDFDGPQGPLNMSSWTMNVDNYEEGRRTVVSIDRCKEKGYTVVNVECLDRPKLMFDTVCTLTDMQYVVFHANITSHGPFAHQEYFIRRKDGRLLDTELEIQRVSKCLEAAIERRVCEGIRLELDLQNNVRVLPYVTQTLREHGLTVAQADIAAHGEKTKNVFFIQDISGKEIDMGMVESMKKELEPLSIQVENAMLPQKFNSMERDRFSFVSLLRTQLERFSHNFISI, from the exons ATGGATCTGTTTATCACCAAGAGCTATATTTCTTCTGATGCAAGATGGTTTATGGATG TGTTTCATGTTAAAGATAAGCTGGGAAATAAAGTGACTAACGGGAAAGTCATCAAATATGTACaacag GCCATCGGTGAAAGGAGGGAGCTtcaaaactcagaagaagctgaaTACTGCAGTGATGATGATAGTGGTATCGAATCTTCTTCCGAGCGCACAGCCATAGAGATGATCGGTGTTAACCGACCAGGACTGTTCTCAGAGATATCCGCCGCCCTTGCAGAGCAGAGGTGCAACGTTATCGAAGCTCATGCGTGGAGCCATAATGCTTTTCTCGCATGTATAGCTTGCATCTCAGACGAATCCACCTCGACCTGCATAGATGACCCTCAAAGGCTATCCGCTATCGAAGATCACCTCTCCAACATTCTGGGACCCTCCTTCGGTGGCGATGACAGCGGTAGGAGTGCAAGGACATGTTTTCTTGGGTGTGATAACTGGACAAGTCATGCGGAGCGCAGGTTACACCAACTCATGTTAGCAAACCAAGATTTTGATGGTCCACAAGGACCCTTAAACATGTCATCTTGGACGATGAACGTGGACAACTATGAAGAGGGAAGGAGAACAGTTGTGTCGATCGATCGATGCAAAGAGAAAGGATACACCGTGGTCAATGTGGAGTGCTTGGATCGACCGAAGCTCATGTTTGACACAGTGTGCACATTAACAGACATGCAATATGTTGTTTTCCATGCCAACATCACTTCACACGGACCTTTCGCTCATCAG GAGTATTTTATCAGGCGCAAGGATGGCAGATTATTGGACACCGAACTCGAGATCCAGCGAGTTTCCAAATGTTTGGAGGCTGCAATCGAGCGTAGAGTCTGTGAG GGGATTCGGCTGGAGTTGGACTTACAAAATAACGTACGAGTTCTTCCCTACGTCACACAAACTCTCCGTGAGCATGGCCTCACCGTTGCCCAGGCAGACATTGCAGCTCACGGAGAGAAGACGAAGAATGTTTTCTTCATTCAGGATATTTCTGGGAAGGAGATCGATATGGGGATGGTGGAGTCCATGAAGAAGGAACTGGAGCCCCTGTCGATCCAAGTGGAGAATGCGATGCTGCCGCAGAAGTTTAACTCGATGGAGAGGGATCGGTTCTCGTTCGTTAGCTTGCTCAGGACCCAATTGGAGAGGTTTTCCCACAATTTCATCTCGATATAG